In a genomic window of Lycium ferocissimum isolate CSIRO_LF1 chromosome 9, AGI_CSIRO_Lferr_CH_V1, whole genome shotgun sequence:
- the LOC132031176 gene encoding trihelix transcription factor ENAP2-like encodes MSDNDLDNNSPSPSPSFSPPPIKNEHVALPPHAPPPPTISPATTISPPLTRSPAFPAREDCWSEAATHTLIEAWGSHYLELKRGNLRQKHWQEVANSVNALHGHTKKQYRTDIQCKNRIDTLKKKYKIEKARVSQSHGRYVPQWPFFNSLDVLIGDNFKPSPSPVTTPVMTSSPVTLTVATRRKTPPLLPPPPSAVPVAPRSKRPAAGELYRRNFSAMAAAAAAVSDDSDEEDESETSTPASFQAVGISRRKESGGELAEGCSRLAEAIGRFAEIYERVEDAKQRQMVELEKQRMQFAKDLEIQRMKLIMESQVQLEKIKHAKNSSQAADGYL; translated from the exons ATGTCCGACAACGATCTCGATAACAATTCTCCGTCACCGTCGCCGTCGTTCTCACCTCCACCAATAAAAAACGAACACGTAGCTCTTCCTCCTCACGCGCCTCCTCCTCCTACAATTTCTCCGGCGACGACAATCTCACCGCCGTTAACTCGATCGCCGGCGTTCCCGGCGCGTGAAGATTGCTGGTCAGAAGCGGCGACTCATACACTCATCGAAGCATGGGGATCTCACTATCTAGAACTGAAACGCGGTAATCTAAGACAGAAACACTGGCAGGAAGTTGCTAATTCCGTCAACGCACTTCACGGACACACGAAAAAGCAATATCGAACAGATATACAGTGCAAAAACCGGATCGATACGTTGAAAAAAAAGTATAAGATTGAAAAAGCTAGGGTTTCTCAATCTCACGGTAGGTATGTTCCTCAATGGCCGTTTTTCAATAGCCTCGATGTACTCATCGGTGATAATTTCAAACCTTCTCCGTCGCCGGTAACAACCCCGGTGATGACGTCATCACCGGTGACGTTAACCGTTGCTACTCGCCGGAAAACACCTCCACTGCTTCCTCCGCCGCCTTCCGCAGTGCCGGTTGCTCCTCGGTCAAAACGGCCGGCTGCCGGAGAACTTTACCGGCGAAATTTCTCAGCCATGGCCGCCGCCGCAGCTGCCGTGTCGGATGATTCCGACGAAGAGGATGAGTCGGAAACTTCAACTCCGGCGAGTTTTCAGGCGGTAGGTATAAGTAGGAGGAAGGAGAGTGGTGGTGAATTGGCGGAAGGTTGTAGCAGGTTAGCGGAAGCGATAGGGAGGTTTGCGGAGATATACGAACGAGTTGAGGATGCTAAGCAAAGGCAAATGGTGGAATTGGAGAAGCAAAGGATGCAATTTGCGAAAGATTTGGAGATTCAAAGAATGAAACTCATTATGGAATCACAAGTACAGC TTGAAAAGATTAAACACGCTAAGAACAGTTCACAAGCGG CAGATGGTTACTTGTAG